A window from Peptostreptococcaceae bacterium encodes these proteins:
- a CDS encoding rubredoxin, producing MKKFRCIPCGYVYDPEIGDSDGGIEPGTDFEDIPDDWTCPMCGVTKDMFEPVE from the coding sequence ATGAAAAAATTTAGATGCATACCTTGTGGATACGTATATGATCCGGAAATCGGCGATTCCGATGGTGGAATCGAACCGGGAACAGATTTCGAAGATATTCCGGACGATTGGACTTGCCCAATGTGCGGCGTTACAAAAGACATGTTCGAACCTGTAGAATAG